In the Gossypium arboreum isolate Shixiya-1 chromosome 10, ASM2569848v2, whole genome shotgun sequence genome, one interval contains:
- the LOC108488797 gene encoding B-box zinc finger protein 18-like isoform X1, which yields MRTLCDACESAAAVVFCAADEAALCSACDVKVHKCNKLASRHVRVGLENPSDVPRCDICENAPGFFYCEIDGSSLCLQCDMAVHVGGKRTHGRYLLLRQRVEFPGEKPGNVEDPTSQQVGPNDTIRGQNQITKTTAGEKQQNHKDSPVEEKDAKVDGHHNMGSEMIDLNMKPHW from the exons ATGCGAACCCTTTGTGATGCTTGTGAAAGTGCTGCTGCTGTTGTCTTCTGTGCGGCTGATGAGGCTGCTCTTTGCTCTGCCTGTGATGTAAAA GTCCACAAGTGCAATAAGCTTGCCAGCCGACATGTCCGAGTGGGTCTGGAAAATCCAAGTGATGTTCCTCGCTGTGACATATGTGAAAACGCACCTG GCTTCTTTTACTGTGAGATAGATGGAAGCTCCCTTTGTTTGCAATGTGATATGGCTGTACATGTTGGAGGTAAAAGAACCCATGGAAGATATCTTTTATTAAGGCAGAGAGTTGAG TTTCCAGGGGAAAAACCTGGTAATGTAGAGGACCCAACTTCACAACAGGTGGGTCCCAATGACACCATAAGAGGCCAAAATCAGATAACTAAAACAACAGCAGGAGAGAAGCAACAAAATCACAAGGATTCTCCTGTTGAAGAGAAGGATGCTAAAGTTGATGGCCATCATAATATGGGATCTGAAATGATAGATTTGAATATGAAGCCTCATTGGTGA
- the LOC108488797 gene encoding B-box zinc finger protein 18-like isoform X2, producing MRTLCDACESAAAVVFCAADEAALCSACDVHKCNKLASRHVRVGLENPSDVPRCDICENAPGFFYCEIDGSSLCLQCDMAVHVGGKRTHGRYLLLRQRVEFPGEKPGNVEDPTSQQVGPNDTIRGQNQITKTTAGEKQQNHKDSPVEEKDAKVDGHHNMGSEMIDLNMKPHW from the exons ATGCGAACCCTTTGTGATGCTTGTGAAAGTGCTGCTGCTGTTGTCTTCTGTGCGGCTGATGAGGCTGCTCTTTGCTCTGCCTGTGAT GTCCACAAGTGCAATAAGCTTGCCAGCCGACATGTCCGAGTGGGTCTGGAAAATCCAAGTGATGTTCCTCGCTGTGACATATGTGAAAACGCACCTG GCTTCTTTTACTGTGAGATAGATGGAAGCTCCCTTTGTTTGCAATGTGATATGGCTGTACATGTTGGAGGTAAAAGAACCCATGGAAGATATCTTTTATTAAGGCAGAGAGTTGAG TTTCCAGGGGAAAAACCTGGTAATGTAGAGGACCCAACTTCACAACAGGTGGGTCCCAATGACACCATAAGAGGCCAAAATCAGATAACTAAAACAACAGCAGGAGAGAAGCAACAAAATCACAAGGATTCTCCTGTTGAAGAGAAGGATGCTAAAGTTGATGGCCATCATAATATGGGATCTGAAATGATAGATTTGAATATGAAGCCTCATTGGTGA
- the LOC108488446 gene encoding glyoxylase I 4-like produces MMEIEEVSNYEALPLLSLNHVSLLCRSVLDSMRFYEEILGFVLIKRPSSFKFNGAWLYNYGIGIHLIENPSIDDFDTIVEPRPINPKDNHISFQCRDVGLVKRRLEDMGMKYVTAVVEDEGNRVDQVFFHDPDGYMIELCNCENIPILPLSSCSFKPRLSSFNRAAPTKCGFMENMMMESLSMDILNISF; encoded by the exons ATGATGGAAATTGAGGAAGTAAGCAATTATGAGGCATTGCCATTGCTCTCATTGAATCATGTATCATTGTTGTGTAGATCAGTTTTGGATTCTATGAGGTTCTATGAAGAAATCTTGGGCTTTGTTCTCATCAAACGCCCCTCTTCTTTCAAATTCAATGGAGCTTG GTTGTATAACTATGGCATTGGAATACACTTAATCGAGAACCCATCCATTGATGATTTCGACACCATTGTCGAACCACGGCCAATCAATCCCAAGGATAATCACATATCATTCCAG TGTAGGGATGTGGGGCTTGTGAAGAGGAGGCTTGAAGACATGGGGATGAAGTATGTGACAGCAGTGGTTGAAGATGAAGGGAATAGGGTTGACCAGGTGTTCTTCCATGACCCAGATGGATACATGATTGAGCTCTGCAACTGTGAGAACATCCCAATCCTTCCACTCTCTTCTTGTTCATTCAAACCAAGGCTAAGCAGCTTCAACAGGGCTGCACCAACTAAATGTGGATTCATGGAAAATATGATGATGGAGAGCTTGAGCATGGATATATTGaacatttcattttaa